From the Deinococcus gobiensis I-0 genome, the window GCGGGCAGGCTGAGGGCGGCGGCGAGGTCGGGCAGGCGCATGGAGCGAGGGTAGCAGCCGAAATGGCGGCCCGGCGCGCGGCCGGTGAAGGGTCGCCGCGCCGCCGTTTCGGATCGAGCCTTCTCGTTTATGGAGAAGCCTTCATTCATATGGAGAAGCCTGCCTCCTCCAAGTGAACCATGTTCAATGCCTATACTTCATTTTCTTGGTTTCACTACCAGTGGAGAGAAGAACGACTTCGGCATAGTTCGGGGCGAGGTGAATCAACTATGGCAATGCAGATGCAAGATCTTCAGGCCCTCTACGTTCACAAACTTCAGGACATCTACAGCGCCGAGCAGCAGGCACTCGACCTAATGGAGCAGTCGGTGGGGTTGGTCCAGACCCCGGAACTCCAGCAGGGCATCCGCCTGCACATCGACCAGACGCGCCAGCACATCCAGCGGCTCGACCAGATTTTCGACAAGCTGGACGAGGAGCCGGGCGGCGAGACCTGCGAGGGCATGCGCGGCCTCGTGCAGGAGGCGCAGAAGCTCATGGGGCAGCCGGCCAGTCCCGAGGTGCTGGAAGCCGGCATGATCGCCTGTCGGCAGGCGGTGGAGCACTACGAGATCGCCGGCTACGGCACGGCACGTACCTACGCCGAACTGCTCGGCGACCAGGAGGCCGCCCGCCTGCTCGACCAGACCCTCGAAGAGGAGAAGGCGACCGACGAGAAGCTCTCGCAGATCGCCCGGCAGGTCAACGTCGAGGCTATGGACGCCTGAAGGGGCGCCGGGTCCCAGGAGGCGGAGGCTGGGCCCGGGACGCCATCTCCATCTCGTTTCTCAGCGCAGCAGCGGCAGCCCGAAGCCGTAGCCCGCGACCTGCCCGCAGACCCACTCGAAGGCGGCGGCGTCCTGCACGAAGTCCAGCCGGTCGCCGTCGATCCGCAGGACCGGGCAGGCGTCGAATTCGCCCACCCACTCCTCGTACAGCCGGTTCAGGCCCAGCAGGTACTCGCCGGGCATGTCCTGTTCGTAGTCGCGCCCCCGCAGCGCGATGCGGCGGCGCAGGGTGGGCAGCGAGGCGTCGATGTGGATGAGGAGGTCGGGCGTACGCAGCGCGGGCAGGATGCCCCGGTACAGGCCCAGGTAGGTCTGCCAGTCGCGTTCCTCCATCTGACCGGTCGCCTGGAGGTGGCGGGCGAAGATGTTGGCGTCCTCGAACACGGTGCGGTCCTGCACGACCTCGCGGGTGTCACGGACCAGCGTCAGGTGCTGTTCGAGCCGCCGCGACAGGAAGTACACCTGCGAGTGGAACGAGTAGCGCCGCATGTCGCCGTAGAAGTCCTCCAGGTAGGGGTTCTCGGCGTAGGGCTCGTAGACGGGCAGCAGGCCGTAGCGCTCCGAGAGCATCCGGGTCAGGGTGCTCTTGCCGCTGCCGATGTTGCCCGACAGGGCGAGGTACATCAGTCGCCCCCCAGGGGGGACGGGGCACACAGGGGCCGGCCCAGCGCCTCCTCGATGTGCGCCAGGATGGCCGCCTCGTCCTCGGGGCGCTCGACGAAGTCGTAGGCGGCGGCGTCGATGGTCAGCATCGGCGGCGCGTAGGTCCGGAAATACTCGTCGTAGCGGGCCGTCAGCTCGGCGAGGTACGCGGCGGGCATGTCCTTCTCGAAGGGCCGGGCGCGCTTGGCGATGCGCCGCAGCAGCTCGGGCGTCTCGGCGCGCAGGTACACCACGAGGTCGGGGGTGGGCAGCCGGGGCGAGAGGTGGGCGTACAGGTCCTCGTACAGCGCGAACTCGGCGTCCCTCAGGTTCATCGCCGCGAAGATGAAGTCCTTGTCGAACAGGTAGTCGCTGACCACGTGCCCACTGAACAGCCCCGGCTGCGCCAGCGCCGAGAGCTGCTTGAAACGCGAGAGCAGGAAGAAGACCTGCACCTGAAACGAGAAGGCCTCGGGCTGCTCGTAGAAGCGCGCCAGGAAGGGGTTTTCCTCGACGACCTCCAGGTTCAGCTCGGCGCCGCAGCGCGAGGCCAGCCGCGCCGCCAGACTGGTTTTGCCCACCCCGATGGGGCCTTCGACCACGATATACATGCGGGCCGAGCATAGCGCCCCCGCCCCTGCGGCGAAGGAGAGGGGCGGGGCTTGACAGGGGGGCGGTGTGGGTGCGGCGCTCAGCGCTCGGCGGGGTCGGTCGGCTGTTCCTGCGGCGGCGTGGCCGGGGCCTTGTGCCGCCCGGCCTGCCGCGCCGCCTGGGTCAGCAGATACTCGATCTGGGCGTTCACGCTGCGCAGGTCGTCGGCGGCCCAGCGTTCCAGGACGGCGTACAGCTCGGGTGAGATGCGCAGGGGAAAGTTCTTGCGTGGTGCCATGCCTCAGTACAGGCTGCCCGCGTTCACGATAGGCTGGGTGCCCCGTTCGCTGGTCAGGACGACGAGCAGGTTGCTGACCATCTGCGCCTTGCGCTCCTCGTCGAGCTGCACGATGTGCTGGCCTTCGAGTTCGCGCAGCGCCATCTCGACCATGCCCACCGCGCCCTGCACGATCTGCTGGCGGGCGGCGATGATCGCGCTGGCCTGCTGGCGCTGGAGCATCGCCCCGGCGATCTCGGGGGAGTAGGCCAGGTGCGAGAGCCGCGCCTCCAGGACCTCGACCCCGGCGTGTTGCAGCCGCACGGCCAGTTCGCGGCCCAGCGTTTCGCTGACCTCGTCGGCGTTGCCGCGCAGGCTCATGGTGCCCTCCGTGTAGTCGTCGTAGGGGTACTGCGAGGCGAGGTGACGCAGCGCCGTCTCGGACTGGATCGCCACGAACTGCGTGTAGTCCTCGACGTCGAAGATGGCCCGCGCCGTGTCCACCACGCGCCACACGATCACGGCGGCGATCTCGATGGGGTTGCCCATCTGGTCGTTCACCTTGAGGCGCTCGGAGTTGAAGTTGCGGATGCGCAGGCTCACGCGCTTGCGGATGGTCAGCGGGTTGGTCCAGTACAGGCCGTTGCGCCGCTCGGTGCCCACGTAGCGCCCGAACAGCGTGATGAGGATGGCCTGGTTGGGCTGCACGATGAAAAAGCCCATCGAGAGCAGCAGGTTGACCAGGAGCAGCGCGGTCGCCAGGGCAAACTGCTCGGCCACGAACAGCCAGACGTTCAGCGCGGCCAGCGCGAGCCAGCCCAGGAACAGCGGCAGACCCGGCAGCCCGAAAGCGGCGCGCTCCCGGCTCGCCACGTCGCTGCGGGTCGAGATGCCGCCCTGGGGACCGACGGTCTGCGGGGCCTTGTCGAGTTCACTCATCTATCTACCTCCGATCAAAGTGATATCACTTTGAGGTCTGACGAGCAAGCGAACGGGCCTGGAGCGTTCGGCATCCAGGCCCGGCAGGGAAGGAGGAAGGAAACCTAACGCAGCGTGCGCTTGAGGAGCGTGACCTTCACGTCCACGCTCTTCTTGTTGCGCCACAGCCGCAGCGTGACGGTCTGGCCGGGCCGCTTGGCGGCGACGAGGCGGGTCACGTCGTAGGAGCTCTGGACCCGCGCGCCGTCCACCGCCACGATGATGTCGCCCAGCGGGGCCAGGAGCTGGTCCTTGCTGTTGCGCAGCGAGCCGCGCAGGCCCGCGCGCGCCCCGGCGCTGCCGGCCGGCACGTCCCACACCAGGGCGCCCTCGCTGCTGCTCAGGCCCGCGAGGCTGCGCAGGGCCGGGTCGAGGCTGTCGAGGTCCTGCAGGGTCACGCCCAGGGTGCCGCGCTGCGGCGTGCCGACCTTTTCCAGGTCCTCGACGCTCTGCTTGACGAGGTCGCCCGGAATCGCCACGCCGATCACGCCCGGCACGAAGTTGTTGGGCGCGGCGTTGGCATCCGACACGGCCACGACCGCGCCGCGCGAGTCGAGCACCGGCCCGCCGCTGTTGCCCTGCTGGATGCTCGCGGTGGTCACGAAGTACTGCCCGATCTCCTGGCCCAGGCTGTCGTTGCGCGGAATGTCGCGCGCGCTGGCCGCCACGCTGAAGATCCCGCTGCTCACGAAGTTCTGGATGCGCAGGGGCGCCCCGATGGCGATCAGCTTCTGGCCCGGAATGAGGCGGGCGCTCGACCCGAAGGCCAGCGTCTTGGGCGCCGTGACGCCGCTCACGCGCAGGATGGCGATGTCGATGCCGGGGTCCACCGCCTCGACCTTGGCCGGCACGCGCCGGCCGTTGTACAGGATCACGCTCAGCGACTCGTAGTCCTGGATGACGTGGAAATTGGTCACGATCAGGTCTTTCTTGTAGAAAAACCCGCTGCCGGTTTCCAGGGGGTCGTCACCGGGTTGCAGGGCGCTCTTGTTCAGGCGGTTGTCCACCCGTACCACGGCGGGCAGGGCCGCCTGCGTCACCTCGACGGTGTTGATCTCGTCGCCCGTGACCAGCGCCTTCTGGGCCGAGACGCGCCCGGTCAGGTACGCGCCCGTGCCCGCTGCGGCGACCAGCAGGGCCGCGCCCAGCACCCCGGCGGGCTTCACTCGCTGCCGCCGCTCTTGCCGCCCTCGCCGCTCTTGCGCGAGTCGTTGACGTAAAAGCCGCTGCCCTTGAACGAGATGCCCGGGCGCGCCAGCACGCGCTTGACTGGCACGCCGGTCTCGGGGTGGGCGGTGTAGGCCTCGTCGCGCATGCTCTGCACGAGTTCGTAGATTTCGCCGGTTTCGATGTTCTTGTACAGGTAGGTGGGCATGTTGGAAGTGACCTCGAAAAGAAAGTGTGGGGGCGACCGGTCGGGCCGCAGGCGGCCAGAAACTCGGGCGCGCGCTCGGCCCCATCCTAGCAAGGGTGGCCGGGCTGCGCCTTCCGCCGAAAGGGGGACGCGGCGCGCGCCCAGCGGCCCTTTTCGCCTGGACGGCCTTCATGAACCGGTGAGCGTCGGCCGTGAGTGCTTTACACACGGCCCTCATCTCAGGTGCTATGCTGCCCCCGAACCCAGGGTGCCGGGTTCGAACAAGACAGGGCAGCGCAAGGCCCACCTGCCGCGTTCCCGGGGCGATCCCCGGAGCCGGCGCGGCGCAGGATGCAGCTGGTGCATCCGCCCACGGGTGGGAGACGAGGTGGAGGTCAGCGAGTTTCTGCGGATGCCTCCAGGCCAGGGGTCAGGGCCTACCCGACTTGCCCAGAGCGGAACAGGGCAAGTGAAGTGCGGTGATAAGCCTTCTGCGGCGACGCAGGGATAAGGCCGCGCGAGACACCACAACCAGGAGTTGGGCACCCAGTTCAGGCTCCCTGCCGGCGCAGGTACGCCGGGGAAGGGTCGGGCAGGTCACGGGAACACGTCCGGTGTCGGGCGGTGTCCGGGACAGCCGGGCCGTCTCCGGGCGATGCCTCTCGTGTGCCGGCCGGCGGGGCCTGAACCGGAGGATCACTATGTGCGGAATCGTCGGATACATCGGGACAAGACAGGCGCAGGACGTTCTCATTTCGGGCCTCTCGAAGCTGGAATACCGGGGCTACGACAGCGCCGGGGTCGCGGTGGGCGACGGCGCGTGCATCGCCGTGCGCAAGAAGGCGGGCAAGCTCGCCAACCTGCAGGGTGAGCTGGCCGGCGCGCCGCTGCCGGGCACCCTGGGCATCGGGCACACCCGCTGGGCCACCCACGGCCTGCCCAACGACACCAACGCGCACCCCCACGCCACCGAAGACGGCAAGATCGTCATCATCCACAACGGCATCATCGAGAACTACCTGCCCCTGAAAGAGGGCCTGACGGCGCGCGGCCACATCTTCAAGTCGGAGACCGACAGTGAGGTGCTGGCCCACCTGATCGAAGAAGCGTACTCGGGCGACCTGTACGAGGCCGTGCGCGCGGCGCTCTCGCAGGTGCGCGGCGCCTACGGCATCGTGGTGACGCACGTGGACCACCGCGAGATCGTCGCGGCCCGCACCGTGTCCCCGATGGTCATGGGCGTGGGCGAGGGCGAGATGTTCCTGGCCTCGGACGTGCCCGCCCTGCTGCCCTACACGCGCAACATGGTCTTCCTGCACGACGGCGACATGGTCGTGCTGCACGACGACGGCTTCCGCGTGACCGACCTCGCGGGCAACGAGCTGAAGCGCGACATCGAGCACATCGACTGGGACGCCGAGGCGGCCGAGAAGGGCGGCTACGACTCCTACATGATGAAGGAGATCTACGAGCAGCCCAACGCCCTGACGAACACCCTGATCGGGCGCCTGCACGACGACACCGGCGAGGTGAACCTCGACATCAACCTCGACCCGGCGAGCTTCAAGCGCATCTCGATCATCGCCTGCGGCACCGCGTACTACGCCGGCATGGTGGGCGAGTACCTCATCGAGCAGCTCGCGCGCATTCCGGTGGACATCGACGTGGCCTCCGAGTACCGCTACCGCGACCCGCTGGTCAGCGAGCACACCCTCGCCATCGTCATGAGCCAGAGCGGCGAGACCATCGACACCCTCGAAGCCCTGCGCGAGGCCAAGAAGTTCGGCGCCAAGACCCTGGGCATCATCAACGCCAAGGGCAGCTCGATGACCCGCGAGGTCGACGACACGCTGTACATCCACGCCGGCCCCGAGATCGGCGTGGCGAGCACCAAGGCCTACACCTCGATGGTGAGCGCCATGCTCATGCTCGCGCTGTGGCTGGGGCGCGCGCGCGGCACGCTGACCGAGGACCAGAGCCGCGAACTGCTGCACGCCGCCCGCGAACTGCCCCGTCTCGTCGAGGAGTCGCTGACCCCGGAGCGCGTCGAGAACGTCCGGGCGATCGCCGAGAAGTACGCCGACGCCCGCGACTTCCTGTTCCTGGGGCGCGGCGTGAACAGCCCGACCGCCTATGAGGGCGCCCTGAAACTCAAGGAGATCAGCTACATCCACGCCGAGGCCTACGCGGCCGGCGAGATGAAGCACGGCCCGATCGCCCTCATCGACGAGCACATGCCGGTCGTGGTGGTCGCCACCGAGAGCAAGCTCCTCGAGAAGACGATCTCCAACGTGCAGGAGGTCCGTGCGCGCAAGGGCAAGGTCATCCTGGTGCTGTCGGAGGGCGACACCGAGAACGCCCGCTACGGCGACGACGTGATCTACGTGCCCCGCGCCCACGAGATGGTCAGCCCGGTGGTGAACGCGGTGGCCCTGCAACTCCTGGCCATCTTCATCGCCGAGAAGCTCGGCAAGGACGTGGACAAGCCGCGCAACCTCGCCAAGGCCGTGACCGTCGAGTAAACGGGAAGTCTGCAGGGGGACGCCGGCACCGACCTGGCGTCCCCTTTTCGGTCCATGCGGATATGAAGCGGAGGTGAAGCATCCAGCCGGGGGGGCGGGCGCATATAGAGAGGTATGAAGAAACTGATGCTCGCCGCGCTGGCCCTCCCCCTGAGTGCCTGCACCATGATGGCCGCCCCCATGAACTACGCCCTCTCGAAGCAGCCCGCCGGCGCCGCGCTGATGAGCAGTGGCACGGTGAGCGTGAAGAAGGACATGAACATGGTCATGACCACCGCCACCGTGAGCGGCCTGCAGCCGAACACCTACTACGTAGCGCACTACCACAACCAGGGCACGGCCAGCACCTCCCCCTGCGACAGCGGCGGCGCGCCCATCATGAGCAGCATGATCGTGGGCATGACCGACAGCATGGGTATGCTCAAGCTCTCGGGCAGCGTGGCCATGAGCGACGTGATGAGCGCCACCTACTTCAACATCCACACCGCCGCCAACGCCTCGGGCACCCCGGCCGACGCGGGCGTGACCTGTACCCCGGTCGCCCTGAAGTAAACCCCGCCGGCCCCGCCGCCCCGACTCCGCGCAGGAGTCGGGGCGGTTTGCCGTGCCGGGCCTTGTTTTTATGCGTGTCCCGGCAGGGGAGAGGCCGCGCCCCTGCCGTCTGCCAAGAAAACGGGCGGGACATTGTCTTCCTTCTCACCAAAAACAGCGGAGAAGGAGGCGTGTTATAAACAACGCCCCTGCATGAAGTTGCATCTGTCTGTACCCTGGAGTGTAGCAGCCGGTGAAGGGACGCGCCCCGGCGAGCGAGTCACGGGAGGGATGCACAGCTATGGACCAATTCGACAACCGGGTGACTCCGGTGGAGGCCGTGTCCTCCACCAGCACGCAGGAAATCCGTCAGGCAGCCGAAAGCGGCCTGTATGCGGCCCAGGAACACGACGCCTGTGGGGTGGGGTTCGTCGCGCATATCGGCGGCCAGAAGAACCACGCCATCGTGCAGCAGGGCCTCAAGATCCTCGAAAACCTCGACCACCGGGGCGCGGTCGGGGCCGACGCCCTGATGGGGGACGGCGCGGGCATCCTGATCCAGATTCCCGACGACTTCTACCGCGCCGAGATGCAGGCGCAGGGCGTGACCCTGCCCCCGCTGGGCGACTACGGCGTCGGCATGATCTTCCTGCCCAAGGAGATCGCCTCGCGCCGTGCCTGCGAGCAGGAACTCGAGCGCGCCGTGGTGGCTGAGGGCCAGATCGTGCTGGGCTGGCGCGACGTGCCGGTCAGCCGCGAGATGCCCATGAGCCCGGCGGTGCGCGAGAAAGAACCCGTCATCCGCCAGATCTTCGTGGGGGCCGGTCCCGACACGTTGGTGCCCGACGCGCTGGAGCGCAAGCTGTACGTCATCCGCCGCCGCGCGAGCAACGCCATCCTGGCGCTGAACTTCACGCACGGCCAGGAATACTACGTGCCCTCGATGTCGTGCCGCACGGTCATCTACAAGGGCCTGCTGCTCGCCACGCAGGTCGGCGAGTACTACCTCGACCTCCAGCGCCCCGAGGTCGTCTCGGCCCTGGCCCTGGTCCACCAGCGCTTCTCGACGAACACCTTCCCCGAGTGGCGCCTGGCGCACCCCTACCGCATGGTGGCGCACAACGGCGAGATCAACACCGTCAAGGGCAACTTCAACTGGATGCGCGCCCGCGAGGGCATCATGCAGAGCCCGGTGCTGGGCGGCGACCTGAACAAGCTCTACCCCATCTCCTTCGAGGGCGAGTCGGATACCGCGACCTTCGACAACGCCCTGGAACTCCTGACGCTGGCCGGCTACCCGATGGCGCAGGCCGCCATGATGATGATCCCGGAGGCCTGGGAGCAGAACACCCTCATCGACGACCGCCGCCGCGCGTTCTACGAGTACCACGCCTCGATGATGGAGCCCTGGGACGGCCCGGCCGCGATGGTCTTCACCGACGGCCGGCAGCTCGGCGCGACCCTCGACCGCAACGGCCTGCGCCCCGCGCGCTACGTGCAGACCCGCGACGGGCTGGTCATCCTGGCCTCCGAGTCGGGCGTGCTGCCCATCCCCGAGTCGCAGATCGTCAAGAAGTGGCGCCTGCAACCCGGCAAGATGTTCATGATCGACCTCGAACAGGGCCGGATCATCGAGGACGACGAACTCAAGCTCCAGTTCGCGGCCGCCAAGCCCTACCGCCAGTGGGTCGAGAACACCCGCGTCGAGCTCTCCACCGCCGAGGAGACCGGCGCGGTGGGCGAGTTCCGCGAGTCGCTGCTCGACCGCCAGCAGGCCTTCGGCTACACCCAGGAGGACCTGAAGTTCCTGATGGGCCCGATGGCGAAGTCCGGCGAGGAAGGCATCGGCTCGATGGGCAACGACTCGCCCCTGGCGGTGCTCTCGGCGCGCAACAAGCCGCTGTACAACTACTTCCGCCAGCTGTTCGCGCAGGTCACCAACCCGCCCATCGACCCCATCCGCGAGTCGGTGGTCATGAGCCTGGTGTCCTTCGTGGGGCCGCGCCCCAACCTGCTGGACATCAACTCGGTCAGCCCGCAGCTGCGTATCCAGATCGAGCAGCCCATTCTGGACTTCGACGACATGGCCCGCCTGCGCGCCATCGAGGAGCACACGCGCGGCAAGTTCAGGGCCTACGACCTCGACATCACCTACCCGGCCGACTGGGAGGCGCGCGGCATCGAGGCCAAGCTGGCGACCATCAACGCCTGGGCCGTGGACGCCATCGAATCGGGGCACAACATCATCATCCTCAGCGACCGCCGCCTGGACCGCGACCGCGTGGCGATTCCGGCCCTGCTGGCCCTGAGCAGCGTGCACCACCACCTCGTCAAGGCGGGCCTGCGCATGAAGGTCGGCCTGGTCGTCGAGACCGGCGACGCCCGCGAGGTGCACCACTTCGCCGCGCTGGCGGGCTACGGGGCCGAGGCGATCCACCCCTACCTCGCGCTGGAGACCCTGCACGACCTGCACCGGGGCGGCCACGTCCCCGGCATGCCGGACCTGGAGGGCCTGAGCGCCGAGAAGGCCACCTACAACTACATCAAGGCCATCGGCAAGGGCCTGAGCAAGATCATGTCCAAGATGGGCGTGAGCACCTACATGTCCTACTGCGGCGCGCAGCTGTTCGAGGCCGTGGGCCTGGGCGACGACTTCGTGCAGAAGTACTTCCGGGGCACGGCGAGCAAGGTGGGCGGCATCGGCCTGTTCGAGGTCGCGGAAGAAGCCCTGCGCACCCACCGCGCGGCCTTCGGCGACAGCCCGGTGCTGGCCCGCACCCTCGACGCGGGCGGCGAGTACGCCTGGCGCACGCGCGGCGAGGAGCACATGTGGACGCCCGACGCCATCGCCAAGCTCCAGCACTCCACGCGCAGCGGGTCGTACAGCACCTACGAGGAGTACGCCCGGATCATCAACGACCAGTCGCGCCGCCACATGACGCTGCGCGGCCTCTTCGACTTCAAGACCGAGGGCCTGACCCCCGTGCCCCTGGAAGAGGTCGAGAGCGCCGCCGACATCGTCAAGCGCTTCGCCACGGGCGCGATGAGCCTGGGCAGCATCTCGACCGAGGCGCACACCACCCTGGCCGTCGCCATGAACCGCATCGGCGGCAAGAGCAACACCGGCGAGGGCGGCGAGGACCCGGCCCGCTACGAGCGCGAGATGCGCGGCGAGTCGCTGGGCGAGGGCCACACCCTGGCCTCGATGCTGGGTGAGGGCCGCGTGGCCGTGGACTACCCGCTGGAACCCGGCGACTCGCTGCGGTCCAAGATCAAGCAGGTGGCCTCGGGCCGCTTCGGGGTCACGACCAACTACCTCGTCTCGGCCGACCAGATCCAGATCAAGATGGCCCAGGGCGCCAAGCCGGGCGAGGGCGGGCAGCTCCCTGGCGGCAAGGTCAGCGAGTACATCGGCTTCCTGCGCCACAGCGTGCCGGGCGTGGGCCTCATCTCGCCGCCCCCGCACCACGACATCTACTCGATCGAGGACCTCGCGCAGCTCATCCACGACCTCAAGAACGTCAATTCACGCGCCGACATCTCGGTCAAGCTCGTCAGCGAGGTCGGCGTGGGCACCATCGCCGCCGGGGTCGCCAAGGCGAAGGCCGACCATATCGTGATCGCCGGGCACGACGGCGGCACCGGGGCCTCGCCCTGGAGCTCCATCAAGCACGCCGGCTCGCCCTGGGAACTGGGCCTGGCCGAGACGCAGCAGACCCTGGTGCTCAACCGCCTGCGCGACCGCGTGCGCGTGCAGACCGACGGCCAGCTCAAGACCGGGCGCGACGTGATCATCGCCGCGCTGCTGGGCGCCGACGAGTTCGGCTTCGCCACCGCGCCGCTCGTCGTGCAGGGCTGCATCATGATGCGCAAGTGCCACCTGAACACCTGCCCGGTCGGCGTGGCGACCCAGGACCCGGTCCTGCGCGCCCGCTTCCAGGGCAAGCCCGAGCACGTCATCAACTTCTTCTTCTTCGTGGCCGAGGAAGCGCGCAAGATCATGGCGGAGCTCGGCATCCGCCGCTTCGACGACCTGATCGGCCGCTCGGACCTGCTCGACACCCGCGCGGGCGTGGCCCACTGGAAGGCGCAGGGCCTGGACTTCTCGCGCGTGTTCTACCGCCCCGAACTGCCCGAGACGGTCGGCCGCCGCCACCTGCAGACCCAGGACCACGGGCTGGACCGGGCCCTGGACCTCAAGCTCATCGAGAAGTGCCGCCCCGCCATCGAGGCGGGTGAGAAGGTGCACTTCCTCCAGGATGTGCGCAACGTCAACCGCACGGTCGGCGCGATGCTCTCGGGTGAACTCGTGCGCGCCCGCCCCGAGGGCCTGCCCGACCAGACGGTCTTCATCCAGATGGAGGGGACCGGCGGCCAGAGCTTCGGCGCGTTCCTGGCTCCCGGCATCACCCTGTACCTCATCGGGGACGCCAACGACTACACCGGCAAGGGTCTGTCGGGCGGGCGCATCGCGGTGCGGCCCTCGATCGAGTTCCGGGGCGACGCCAGCAAGAACATCATCGTGGGCAACACGGTGCTGTACGGCGCGACCAGTGGCGAGGCCTTTTTCCGGGGCGTGGCCGGCGAGCGCTTCGGCGTGCGCCTGAGCGGCGCGCAGGCGGTCGTGGAGGGCACCGGCGACCACGGCTGCGAGTACATGACGGGCGGCACGGTGGTCGTGCTCGGCCAGACCGGGCGCAACTTCGCCGCTGGCATGTCGGGCGGGGTGGCCTACGTGCTCGACGAGGACGGCACCTTCGCCCAGCGCTGCAACCACAGCATGGTCGGCCTGAGCCGCGTGTTGCCCGAGGACGAGCAGCTCCTGAGCGCGGACCCCAGCGGCCTGCACTTTGGCCAGAGCGACGAGGCGCACCTGCGCTACCTCGTCGAGTCGCACCACCGCTGGACCGGCTCGCTGCGTGCCCGCGACATCCTCGACGACTGGGACGGCTCGCTGAAGAAGTTCGTCAAGGTCTTCCCGCACGAGTACCAGCGCGCCCTGAAGGAACGGGCCCAGGCCGGCGCCGCTTCTGCTGGCACGGTGGAGGCCGCCGACACGACCAGCATGAAGGTCGGCCCGCAGCCCGGCGGCACGGGCGTCCTGACCAAGTAACCCCTGGCCGGGGGCGGCGCGCTCGCCTGTCCCCGGCCCCCTGAATTTCCCTTCCCGGAGTCTGCATGAGCAAAATCACCGGCTTCCTCGACCAACCGCGCATCAAGGACAAGTACGCGCCCGTGGACGCGCGCCTGAAGCACTACCAGGAATTCATGCTGCCGCTCGACCCGGTGGCCGCCCAGAAGCAGGCGACGCGCTGCATGGACTGCGGCATCCCGTTCTGCAACAACGGCTGTCCGGTCAACAACATCATTCCCGACTTCAACAACCTCGTGTTCGAGGACGACTGGCTCGCCGCCATCGAAACCCTGCACTCGACGAACAACTTCCCCGAGTTCACGGGCCGCATCTGCCCCGCGCCCTGCGAGGCGGCCTGCACCCTGAACATCAACGACGACCCGGTGGGCATCAAGTCCATCGAGCTGGCGATCATCGAGCGCGCGTGGCAGGAAGGCTGGGTGCGCCCGCAGCCGCCCGAGCACAAGACCGGCAAGCGGGTCGCGGTGGTGGGCAGCGGCCCGGCCGGGCTGGCGACCGCGCAGCAGCTCGCGCGCGCCGGGCACGACGTGACGGTCTTCGAGAAGAACGACCGCGTGGGCGGCCTGATGCGCTACGGCATTCCCGACTTCAAGATGGAAAAGAGCCACATCGACCGCCGCGTGGCGCAGATGGAAGCCGAGGGCGTCGTGTTCCGTACCGGCGTGCTGGTCGGGGCGATGCCCGAGGGCAGCCGGGTCACCAACCTCTCGAAAAAGACGGTGTCGCCCGAAGAGCTGCGCGCCGAGTTCGACGCGGTGGTGCTCTCGGGCGGAGCCGAGCAGCCGCGCGACCTGCCGGTGCCGGGCCGGGAGCTCGACGGCGTGCATTTCGCCATGGAGTTCCTGCCGGGGCAGAACCGCGTGAATGCGGGCGACAAGCTCAAAAAGCAGCTGCGCGCCGACGGCAAGCACGTCATCGTGATCGGCGGGGGCGACACCGGCAGCGACTGCGTGGGCACCAGCAACCGCCACGGCGCCGTGAGTGTCACCCAGTACG encodes:
- a CDS encoding glutamate synthase subunit beta, yielding MSKITGFLDQPRIKDKYAPVDARLKHYQEFMLPLDPVAAQKQATRCMDCGIPFCNNGCPVNNIIPDFNNLVFEDDWLAAIETLHSTNNFPEFTGRICPAPCEAACTLNINDDPVGIKSIELAIIERAWQEGWVRPQPPEHKTGKRVAVVGSGPAGLATAQQLARAGHDVTVFEKNDRVGGLMRYGIPDFKMEKSHIDRRVAQMEAEGVVFRTGVLVGAMPEGSRVTNLSKKTVSPEELRAEFDAVVLSGGAEQPRDLPVPGRELDGVHFAMEFLPGQNRVNAGDKLKKQLRADGKHVIVIGGGDTGSDCVGTSNRHGAVSVTQYEVMPQPPEQENKPLVWPYWPMKLRTSTSHEEGAVREFAIATKEFIGKGGKLTGVKTVRMEMVEGKLQEVAGSEETHPADLVLLAMGFVSPLGSVLDAFGVSKDARGNAQAGTDERGGYATDVPGVFAAGDMRRGQSLVVWAIREGRQAARAVDEFLMGTSVLPR
- a CDS encoding glutamate synthase-related protein, whose translation is MDQFDNRVTPVEAVSSTSTQEIRQAAESGLYAAQEHDACGVGFVAHIGGQKNHAIVQQGLKILENLDHRGAVGADALMGDGAGILIQIPDDFYRAEMQAQGVTLPPLGDYGVGMIFLPKEIASRRACEQELERAVVAEGQIVLGWRDVPVSREMPMSPAVREKEPVIRQIFVGAGPDTLVPDALERKLYVIRRRASNAILALNFTHGQEYYVPSMSCRTVIYKGLLLATQVGEYYLDLQRPEVVSALALVHQRFSTNTFPEWRLAHPYRMVAHNGEINTVKGNFNWMRAREGIMQSPVLGGDLNKLYPISFEGESDTATFDNALELLTLAGYPMAQAAMMMIPEAWEQNTLIDDRRRAFYEYHASMMEPWDGPAAMVFTDGRQLGATLDRNGLRPARYVQTRDGLVILASESGVLPIPESQIVKKWRLQPGKMFMIDLEQGRIIEDDELKLQFAAAKPYRQWVENTRVELSTAEETGAVGEFRESLLDRQQAFGYTQEDLKFLMGPMAKSGEEGIGSMGNDSPLAVLSARNKPLYNYFRQLFAQVTNPPIDPIRESVVMSLVSFVGPRPNLLDINSVSPQLRIQIEQPILDFDDMARLRAIEEHTRGKFRAYDLDITYPADWEARGIEAKLATINAWAVDAIESGHNIIILSDRRLDRDRVAIPALLALSSVHHHLVKAGLRMKVGLVVETGDAREVHHFAALAGYGAEAIHPYLALETLHDLHRGGHVPGMPDLEGLSAEKATYNYIKAIGKGLSKIMSKMGVSTYMSYCGAQLFEAVGLGDDFVQKYFRGTASKVGGIGLFEVAEEALRTHRAAFGDSPVLARTLDAGGEYAWRTRGEEHMWTPDAIAKLQHSTRSGSYSTYEEYARIINDQSRRHMTLRGLFDFKTEGLTPVPLEEVESAADIVKRFATGAMSLGSISTEAHTTLAVAMNRIGGKSNTGEGGEDPARYEREMRGESLGEGHTLASMLGEGRVAVDYPLEPGDSLRSKIKQVASGRFGVTTNYLVSADQIQIKMAQGAKPGEGGQLPGGKVSEYIGFLRHSVPGVGLISPPPHHDIYSIEDLAQLIHDLKNVNSRADISVKLVSEVGVGTIAAGVAKAKADHIVIAGHDGGTGASPWSSIKHAGSPWELGLAETQQTLVLNRLRDRVRVQTDGQLKTGRDVIIAALLGADEFGFATAPLVVQGCIMMRKCHLNTCPVGVATQDPVLRARFQGKPEHVINFFFFVAEEARKIMAELGIRRFDDLIGRSDLLDTRAGVAHWKAQGLDFSRVFYRPELPETVGRRHLQTQDHGLDRALDLKLIEKCRPAIEAGEKVHFLQDVRNVNRTVGAMLSGELVRARPEGLPDQTVFIQMEGTGGQSFGAFLAPGITLYLIGDANDYTGKGLSGGRIAVRPSIEFRGDASKNIIVGNTVLYGATSGEAFFRGVAGERFGVRLSGAQAVVEGTGDHGCEYMTGGTVVVLGQTGRNFAAGMSGGVAYVLDEDGTFAQRCNHSMVGLSRVLPEDEQLLSADPSGLHFGQSDEAHLRYLVESHHRWTGSLRARDILDDWDGSLKKFVKVFPHEYQRALKERAQAGAASAGTVEAADTTSMKVGPQPGGTGVLTK